CTTTTGCTCTATCTCTTTTTCCAAACTCCCGGCATTAACGCCTATTCTTATAGGTATATTTCTTTCTTTACAAGCTTTTACCACCTCTTTTATACGCTCTTTACTGCCGATATTGCCCGGATTTATCCTTATACAGTCAACAACCTCGGCCGCAATGAGAGCTAGTTTGTAATTAAAGTGTATATCGGCAACCAAAGGCAAAGAGATCTCTTTTTTTATCTCTTTTAGAGCTATTGCGTCTTCTTCTTCCGGAACCGCGACTCTTACTATATCGCACCCGGCAAAATGGAGTCTCTTTATCTGCTCTACGGTGGCTTTTACGTCTCTTGTTTTAGAATATGTCATAGATTGAACGGATATGGGAGCGTCACCGCCAACTGCTACATTTCCTACATATATCTTTTTTGTTGGATATCTTTTATTCATTTATACCTCTAACAGTTTAATCTTATCTAAATATTTAAAATCTTTTAAATTGAGTGTACAAAGATAGCAATTTTTCTTAATTGCAGTAGCCGCTATCAAACTATCTGGAATATTTAGATTATGACTTTTTGAATATTTTTTTACTAAATTAGTCGCAATTTTTGAAATCTCTTCGTCAATATACACAATTTCAAAATTTAAAAAAAACTTTTCTAGTTTTTTTATCTCCATTTTATTAAATGCGCCATAAAATAGCTCCATTTGAGTAATTGAAGAGATTATAACCTCATCCTCTAAACCATTTAAGAACTCAACTATTTTTCTATTATTTTTTAATACTTCTATTAAAATATTCGTATCCAAAAGTATCATTTTTTCCAGGCCGACTCTCTTAAACTTATAAGATCCATATTTTTATCTTCCCATAGTCCCGCAATCTCATTAAAATTAATCTTTCTGTTTTTTTTCTTCTTAATCTCTTTTTTTAAAACACTTCTTATATAAGAAGATATGCTTTCTCCCCTTTTAAACGCCTCTTTTTTTATCTCTTCAAATAGTTCCTCTTCAAAATATATTTGGGTTCTATGCATTTATACTCCTACATCACTTTTATACATTATTATATCACACAATATTAATCGGATCCATATCAACTTCTGTTAGCTCGATTTTTGATCTATTTATGGCGTTTATCAAAGCTTTTGCCAAATCACTTCTTAAAATTATGTTATATCTGTATCTCCCCGCTATCTTCTCTATAGGAGCTTCTCCAAAACCCACTATTTCTATATCTTCAAATCTTTTTAGTTTTTTTAACATCTCTTGCATACTCTCTTGCGCCTTTTTTCTATCTTTGTGAGAAAAAAGGGCAATAGCTAGTCTCTTAAAGGGAGGATACAACCCTTTTCTAAACTCTATCTCATCTTTTAAAAACTTCTCAAAATCTAGATAATTTTCAAAAAAATCCCGATTTAGAGTCTGCACCAAAACTTTTCCCTTCTCTTTTCTTCCGCTTCTTCCGGCAATCTGCAAAAAAAGAGATACCGCTTTCTCTCTTGCTCTAAAATCGGCCATATTTAAAACATAGTCTATTCCCAACACAACAGATAGCGCTACATCCGGATAATCATGCCCTTTTGAGAGCATCTGGGTACCAACTAAAATATCTATCTCTTTGTTTGCAAAACTTTTTAGAGTATTTTGAAGTTTTTTATGGGTAGTTATCTCATCTTTGTCAAATTTTGCAATTTTTGCATCTTTGAAAATCTCTCTAAGCTCTTTTACAATCTCGCTAGTGCCGATTCTATTGGCTTTGAGATTTTGCGAAGAGCAAGATGGACAATTTTTTGGTATCGGCTCGGCAAAGTTACAGTAGTGGCATACAAGCGCTCTTTTGTCAAAATGCAAACTCATACCCACATCGCAATAGGGACATTTAACCGCTTCGCCGCAATCAGAGCATATCAGATATTTAAAGTTTGCTCTTGTCGGTAAAAATATAATAGATTGCTTTTTATTTTTTAATGTCTCTTTTATATGCTCAATCACCAAAGACGTCAAAGATGTTAGCTCATTTTCCCAAACAAACTCTTTTTTTCCTTTATAAAAACTACCTTTGAGTCTAAAGTGAGGAAATTTTAAGTATGAGTTTAAAGAAGGCGTAGCGCTTCCCAAAACAACACTTATTCCCAGTTTTTTTCCAAAATAGATAGCCAAATCTTTCGCGTTGTATCTAGGGCGGTTATGAGCTTTGTAACTATCATCATGCTCTTCATCCACCACAATCAAACCCAGATTTTCCATCGGCAAAAAAAGAGCGCTTCTAGGTCCCGCAACTATCTTCACTTTACCACTATAGATATCTTCTAAAATCGCCTCTTTTTTCTTTTTGGATATTTTGCTGTGCCATATAGCCACACTTGTTCCAAAATACTCTCTTAGTCTCTCCTCCATTTGAGGAGTCAAAGAGATCTCTGGCATTAAAAATATCGCGCTTTTACCTTTAGCCAATATCTCTTGAAAATATCTCATATAAATTTGCGTTTTCCCGCTTCCCGTATCTCCAAAAAGCAAAGATATCTGATGAGATTTTATAAACTCTAATGCCTCTTTTTGTTCTGCAGATAGTTCAATTGTGGACTGCGTAATCGGTAACTGAGAATTGGTTGATAAATCTTTTTTTATTTTCAAATTTTTAGTTACAAATCTCTCTTTTTTAAAAGGAACAAAAAGGCCGAGCGCTTCGCCAATAGAGCAAAAATAGTAAGTTGAGATAAACTTTGCAATCTCCATATAATTTTTAGGCAGATAAAATTCGGTTATATTCATTATCTCTTTGCACTCAAAAGAGGGCTTTTTGGTCTCTTTTAATATGTATCCTTTATATAGTCTCTTTTTTATCTCAACCTCGACTAAAGTTCCCACTTCTAAGGAGTCTTGATGGGAGTATGTAAGCAACAGAGGTTTTTGGTTTATAGCTACGATGTAGTATCTCATCTGTTAATAAGCTCTTTTAGTTTTTTTTCTATCTCTTTTTTCTTAGCCGGATCTTTCGTGTTTTTTAAAAGCCACTTTAGATCTTCGATAGCTTGAGCGCGTTTTCCTTTTTTATCCCTTGCGTAGATTAGCATATCCTCTATCCAATCTTTTACAAGGATGCGTCCTAGTATCTTTTGGCTATCCGGCAATAGCGTAGCTTTTTTAGCCAAAGAGGCGATATACTCATCATCAAGCTTTTTTTCATCCTCATACGTTAATAACAAAATTATTTCTAAAAAGTAGAGTTTAAAGTCGTTTTTATTGAATATCCTAGCCGTTTTTATAAGCTCCGTTGCCAAATCTACTCTTTTTTTGATAGAAGCAAGATAGGTTGCGGCATAATTTACAGCTGGATAAAAAAATGGATCCATTACTATGATAGTTTTAAATGCTCTATAAACTTCCATCTCGTCAACTTTGAAACTATCCCCTACAGCAACTTCACCTACCGTATTTGAGAGAAGCCAAAGTTTATCCGCGCTCAACGTATGAGTATAGTTTGTCAAAGCCCTAAAAAAAAGAGGTTTGGCAAATAAGATCTCATTTACAACCAAACTCTCCCTAGTCGGCTTTGGAGTTATATAGACAAACCCTACAAGTAGTGAGATAACTACAAAAATAGAGACTCTATTCGCCAAAACGAAGTACCCTTTTTTGATATTTTATATATGAAACTAAAAAGATTAAAACCGCCAAAATCAAAAAGTATCCGACCGGATATAAAAAAAACTCTTCCTTTCCTATCAATGCTCTATTTACTACCTGCGCCTGCTTGTCAAAATATGAAAAATTGGGTACAAAATAGTAAAATAGAGTCGAAATCTTTTCTAAAAACTGCTCTTTTTTTATATAGTGGGCATAAACGTAAAACTCATCCAATCCGTTTCCTATAAAAAAAAGAGCAACGCTGTAAATAACGGAGTTCATTAGCGAAACAAAATTTGAAAAAAGAGTGATAAAAAAACTAAGCAAAATAGCCGATAGAGTATATAAAAAGAGCTGCCATAAAACCTGGTAAACAAACTCTTTCTCTAAAAGATAGAGTACAAGGGAGTCGATCATAAAAAATGAGACAAAAATAGTAAAAACCATAAATATAATCGTTAAAAATTGTCCTAAAAGATACCCTCTTCTGCTAAGTCCTGTTGACAAAGGAAGTACAAAAAGTCCAAGTGTCCTCTCTTTTTGCAAAAAATCAAAAGCGTAAAAAAGAGCCGCAACATGCAACAAAAACATCTGAGAAGTTAAAAGAACGTCCTCTAAGAGTTTATATTTTCTAGCAATATCTATATCGCTAAGTCCCAACGCTATTACTATCATTATCACCGCTAAAAGGATAAAGAGAGTAGTCGCTTTCTCTTTAAATAATGACTTAGAAAAAAACTTTACCAAACTAAAAACTTTTTTCATCTAATCTTCTCCGGACGATATCTAAAAAGCAGAGCCTCTAACTCTTTTACATTTTTTGGATATCCTTTAAACTCTATCTTTCCCTCTTTTAGTATCCAAATCTCATCCTCTAGCGCCAAAGCCAGTTCTAAAGAGTGTGTAGATATTATGAACGAGTGTTCTTTTTTTAGAGTTATTAAAAGTTTTTCAATCTCCGCTCTTCCAAAAGGATCTAGGCCGCTTGTGGGTTCATCCAATATCAACGTTTTTGGTTTTCCTAGAAGCGCTATAGCCAAAAGAAGTCTTTGTTTCATTCCCTTTGAATACTTTTTTATAGGAGTATTTAGTTCAACTTCCAAAGCTACGCTTTTTAAGAGTACATAAGGATCAAAATCTTTTACGTCTCTTAAAACGGCCATCATTTTAAAATAGTCCATAGCGCTCATATTTAGATCCAAAAGCGCAGCTTCGGGAGCATAACCGATATCTTTTTTATCGATATTTGGCAAATGATCTTTGAAAT
This Nitrosophilus labii DNA region includes the following protein-coding sequences:
- a CDS encoding type II toxin-antitoxin system VapC family toxin, which gives rise to MILLDTNILIEVLKNNRKIVEFLNGLEDEVIISSITQMELFYGAFNKMEIKKLEKFFLNFEIVYIDEEISKIATNLVKKYSKSHNLNIPDSLIAATAIKKNCYLCTLNLKDFKYLDKIKLLEV
- a CDS encoding primosomal protein N' produces the protein MRYYIVAINQKPLLLTYSHQDSLEVGTLVEVEIKKRLYKGYILKETKKPSFECKEIMNITEFYLPKNYMEIAKFISTYYFCSIGEALGLFVPFKKERFVTKNLKIKKDLSTNSQLPITQSTIELSAEQKEALEFIKSHQISLLFGDTGSGKTQIYMRYFQEILAKGKSAIFLMPEISLTPQMEERLREYFGTSVAIWHSKISKKKKEAILEDIYSGKVKIVAGPRSALFLPMENLGLIVVDEEHDDSYKAHNRPRYNAKDLAIYFGKKLGISVVLGSATPSLNSYLKFPHFRLKGSFYKGKKEFVWENELTSLTSLVIEHIKETLKNKKQSIIFLPTRANFKYLICSDCGEAVKCPYCDVGMSLHFDKRALVCHYCNFAEPIPKNCPSCSSQNLKANRIGTSEIVKELREIFKDAKIAKFDKDEITTHKKLQNTLKSFANKEIDILVGTQMLSKGHDYPDVALSVVLGIDYVLNMADFRAREKAVSLFLQIAGRSGRKEKGKVLVQTLNRDFFENYLDFEKFLKDEIEFRKGLYPPFKRLAIALFSHKDRKKAQESMQEMLKKLKRFEDIEIVGFGEAPIEKIAGRYRYNIILRSDLAKALINAINRSKIELTEVDMDPINIV
- a CDS encoding ATP-binding cassette domain-containing protein encodes the protein MILLGHNGAGKSTFINFLLGFYSKLSDHPFLPHFKDHLPNIDKKDIGYAPEAALLDLNMSAMDYFKMMAVLRDVKDFDPYVLLKSVALEVELNTPIKKYSKGMKQRLLLAIALLGKPKTLILDEPTSGLDPFGRAEIEKLLITLKKEHSFIISTHSLELALALEDEIWILKEGKIEFKGYPKNVKELEALLFRYRPEKIR